A single Corticium candelabrum chromosome 16, ooCorCand1.1, whole genome shotgun sequence DNA region contains:
- the LOC134191985 gene encoding ubiquitin-conjugating enzyme E2 U-like: MHSRAYLLLQRDMERLQTEPVWGISASPVSDLNVFEWRARLCGPKGTDWEDGIFQLQMRFSSEYNTKPPDVVFMTIPFHPNIDMKTGKPCMDLLDEPSCWSENVQGVQYILLSIQALLAEPVLENAVNIHAAHCFVSSPRMYRQMVLDCVAASRRVAAGLPAHEEEEEERRRAAEQDELKKKEKQAEDSIPRQTTKRVTKVSFDDYHQLWRGLATTQPTVTTTSPLMQLLHKDAAFRNIHLGPSLQSFNDDINDKLQRFQDLKYGRVAVSNKKPHASKTQTNKSQQTQAQNPQTLREQRIQMMRQLYMSGGDDNPQVKSKQREPGMSHSHSQTPKETPISQTGRKSGNSIGIRVPSLPHERLIEDGDLDTEVDDLLTWTDKLTDTALIT, translated from the exons ATGCATTCTCGAGCGTATTTGCTGCTGCAGAGGGACATGGAGCGGCTTCAGACGGAGCCTGTGTGG GGCATCTCTGCGTCTCCTGTGTCCGACCTCAATGTGTTTGAGTGGAGAGCAAGACTATGTGGACCCAAGGGAACAGACTGGGAAG ATGGTATCTTCCAGCTACAAATGCGATTCTCTTCCGAATACAACACGAAGCCTCCTGACGTTGTATTCATGACGATACCATTCCACCCCAACA TTGATATGAAGACGGGAAAGCCGTGCATGGATCTACTGGACGAGCCGTCTTGCTGGAGTGAGAATGTGCaaggtgtacagtacattcTTCTCAGTATACAG GCATTGCTGGCCGAGCCAGTTCTTGagaatgcagtcaatattCATGCCGCTCATTGTTTTGTGTCGTCGCCTCGAATGTATAGACAAATGGTGTTGGACTGTGTAGCGGCTAGTAGGAGAGTGGCAG CTGGCCTTCCTGCTCacgaagaagaggaagaggagagACGAAGAGCAGCAGAGCAAGACGAACTAAAAAAGAAGGAAAAGCAAGCAGAAGACTCAAtaccaagacaaacaacaaagcgAGTCACAAAGGTGTCATTTGATGATTACCATCAGCTGTGGAGAGGCCTGGCTACTACCCAACCAACAGTTACAACTACCAGCCCAT TAATGCAACTACTTCACAAAGACGCGGCTTTCAGAAACATCCACCTCGGCCCGTCTCTCCAGTCATTCAACGACGACATCAACGACAAACTCCAACGTTTCCAAGATCTCAAATACGGACGAGTCGCCGTCTCAAACAAGAAGCCACACGCaagcaaaacacaaacaaacaaatcacaacaaACTCAAGCCCAAAATCCACAGACACTCAGAGAGCAGAGAATTCAGATGATGCGACAGCTGTACATGAGTGGAGGAGACGACAACCCTCAAGTAAAGTCAAAACAGCGGGAACCTGGAATGTCACACTCACATTCTCAAACGCCGAAAGAAACCCCGATTTCTCAAACTGGCAGGAAGTCAGGTAACTCAATCGGCATACGCGTTCCATCCCTACCACACGAACGACTCATTGAAGACGGCGATTTAGACACCGAAGTCGACGACCTActgacatggacagacaagctgACAGACACGGCactgatcacgtga
- the LOC134191821 gene encoding band 4.1-like protein 5, producing the protein MPRLFTKQQTTTTYVIKLCDGGERRLEMKRGVQGRVLMTALCASLHLVDDLYFGLRFIDARNLSRWLSLGKSLQQQLGDKSVVLHFNVRYYTLNPDCLEEETARYYFFAQLRQDIKLGRCPLSFGVLAEICAYAVQAELGDYNPLVHRNNYVSKFRFVQDQTAQLERKIADNHVKLKGGTPAEMERCYLRRLKDFHYYGLHLHTCMLHGSRETSINVGASARGVYIFSGSIQIGYFPWNRVWELKYKKRQLTVEVADTMRGGGLFFLLEVPTGRECRLLWKEMIEQHYFFKREMAGWPHKGKTSIKRGAPVIQDDKHPVQRGPVAVDRTPSNNFVERHASIMMFNTVALSKRQSVSSLDDQRHPHSPQSLSSVHDTDRSIVMSTSKPNSSATTKGSSSTLPNPFLQSELLSFNSKMALTQKRSHGISPRGFQDKPLSLHEYQRRASQQKWHRSQHQQQLEKLLDEYERQSLSSANSPFVMNHQRSMSHEDCIIENVKSEAISTSNHSFFHLKKKKATSSRLPVRGTRSAPSSASSPPPASGVLSELNFNEKRNLSCKEEDMFTEADSILPSLSVGVALDQYTDDLSTNLCSQPIPEDNTLHNDTQDLSFDDFIGDDSCIDHTVKSDL; encoded by the exons ATGCCTCGTCTCttcacaaaacagcaaacaacaacaacatatgTTATCAAACTATGCGACGGTGGAGAGCGGAGATTAGAgatgaag CGCGGTGTGCAGGGGCGTGTACTGATGACGGCCCTGTGCGCATCTCTGCATCTTGTTGACGACCTCTATTTCGGTTTGCGATTTATCGACGCGCGTAATTTGTCG CGTTGGCTGTCGTTGGGGAAGTCTCTGCAGCAGCAGTTGGGAG ATAAGTCTGTTGTGCTGCATTTCAATGTGAGGTACTACACACTCAACCCTGACTGCTTGGAGGAGGAAACTGCAAG ATATTATTTCTTTGCTCAGTTGAGGCAAGACATTAAGCTTGGCAG GTGTCCTCTTTCATTTGGTGTGCTTGCTGAGATATGTGCATATGCAGTGCAAG CTGAACTAGGAGACTATAATCCGTTGGTACACAGAAACAATTATGTATCGAAGTTTAGATTTGTACAGGATcag ACCGCTCAGCTGGAGAGAAAGATAGCAGATAACCATGTTAAACTAAA AGGTGGCACACCAGCAGAAATGGAACGTTGTTATCTTCGAAGACTTAAAGACTTCCATTATTACGGTTTACatctacacacatgcatg CTCCACGGTAGTCGAGAGACATCAATAAATGTAGGGGCTAGTGCACGAGGTGTGTACATATTCAGTGGCTCAATCCAGATTGGCTACTTCCCCTG GAACAGAGTATGGGAGCTAAAGTACAAGAAACGTCAACTAACAGTTGAAGTTGCAGACACAATG AGAGGTGGTGGTCTGTTTTTTCTTCTCGAAGTACCAACAGGGAGAGAGTGTCGACTGTTGTGGAAGGAAATGATAGAGCAAcactatttcttcaa ACGAGAAATGGCTGGTTGGCCACACAAGGGAAAAACAAG CATAAAAAGAGGTGCTCCTGTCATACAAGATGATAAACATCCAGTTCAGAGAGGTCCAGTGGCCGTCGACAG GACTCCGAGCAACAATTTTGTTGAGCGCCATGCAA GCATTATGATGTTCAACACAGTTGCATTATCAAAGCGCCAGTCAGTTTCCTCTCTGGATGACCAAAGACACCCTCATAGCCCTCAAAG TTTGTCAAGTGTGCACGATACAGACAGATCAA TTGTAATGTCTACAAGCAAACCCAACAGCAGTGCAACAACCAAGGGTAGCAGCTCTACTCTTCCTAATCCATTTCTACAATCGGAATTACTCTCATTCAACTCAAAGATGGCTTTAACTCAAAAGAGAAGTCATGGGATCTCTCCACGTGGTTTCCAGGACAAACCCCTCAGCTTACACGAATACCAAAGGAGAGCAAGTCAACAGAAATGGCACAGATCTCAACACCAGCAACAGCTTGAAAAGCTCCTGGATGAGTACGAG AGGCAGAGTTTAAGTTCTGCAAACTCTCCATTTGTTATGAATCATCAGCGAAGTATGTCTCATGAAGATTGCATCATTGAAAATGTGAAATCTGAGGCTATAAGTACATCCAATCATTCATTTTTTCATTTGAAAAA aAAGAAGGCTACTAGTAGTCGGTTACCTGTAAGAGGCACAAGGAGTGCCCCAAGTTCTGCAAG TTCACCACCTCCAGCAAGTGGAGTTCTCAGTGAATTAAACTTTAACGAGAAACGAAATCTCAGCTGCAAAGAGGAAGACATGTTCACCGAAGCAGACAGCATTCTACCC AGTTTGTCAGTTGGAGTAGCATTAGATCAATACACTGATGACTTATCAACAAATCTATGTAGTCAGCCTATACCAGAAGACAACACACTACATAATGACACTCAGGATCTCTCATTTGATGACTTCATTGGAGATGACAGTTGTATAGACCATACCGTCAAATCTGACTTATAA
- the LOC134191986 gene encoding E3 ubiquitin-protein ligase CHIP-like: protein MFTMSSFDLKEQGNRLFTSGQYEEAIACYSKAIIRSPNVTTFFTNRALCYCRLQRWDDVISDCRLALELDNGSVKAHFFLGQALLEQEMYDEAIAALKRAYDISRDKRMNFGDDIASLLRIARKKRWDTLEEKRKSEENRIQLYLSRLMEEDRDRQMQASGKDKEDVARIEEEHARNVAALHNLFAQADEKRQKREVPDYLCGKISFEIMKDPCVTPSGITYERKDIEEHLNRVGHFDPVTRTKLTQDMLIPNLSMKEVIDHFLSKNGWVEDYC from the exons ATGTTTACAATGTCGTCTTTCGATTTAAAAGAACAAGGCAACcgcttgtttacttctggccAGTATGAAGAAGCAATCGCTTGCTACTCGAAAGCCATC ATCCGCAGTCCCAACGTCACGACGTTTTTCACCAACCGAGCTTTGTGCTACTGTCGCCTACAACGTTGGGATGACGTCATCTCTGATTGTCGTCTCGCTCTGGAGCTGGACAACGGCTCAGTGAAggcacatttctttcttggTCAAGCCTTGCTGGAACAGGAGATGTATGATGAGGCTATTGCTGCTCTGAAGAGAG CTTACGATATTTCTCGAGACAAACGAATGAACTTTGGTGACGATATCGCTTCATTACTGAGAATTGCCAGAAAGAAG AGGTGGGACACTCTTGAAGAAAAACGAAAATCCGAAGAGAATCGTATACAGTTGTATTTGTCTAGACTTATGGAGGAAGACAGAGACAG ACAAATGCAAGCGTCTGGGAAGGATAAGGAGGATGTTGCGCGGATCGAGGAGGAGCAT GCTCGAAATGTGGCTGCTCTGCATAACTTATTTGCACAAGCTGATGAGAAACGGCAG aaaCGAGAGGTTCCTGACTATCTGTGCGGTAAGATCAGCTTTGAGATCATGAAAGATCCGTGTGTAACGCCAAGTGGAATAACATACGAACGAAAGGACATCGAAGAGCATCTAAAT AGAGTCGGACACTTTGATCCAGTCACGAGGACAAAGTTGACACAAGACATGCTCATTCCGAATTTATCCATGAAAGAAGTGATTGATCATTTCCTGTCAAAGAACGGATGGGTGGAGGACTATTGCTAA